One window of uncultured Trichococcus sp. genomic DNA carries:
- a CDS encoding sigma 54-interacting transcriptional regulator, translated as MKRIDRIYEYIKIRSQDYTEAAFEQGNEGVTTQEVVTELQIIRPNASSDLNELVRQGKLIKSSGRPVRYADHSLKWQKQPQKKMHPYKEDQPKPTARPKSETRGPASEISRVPATREGNNAGGRETNNEVFANVIGSNDSMRTQVDQAKAAILYPPKGLSCLITGPTGSGKTFFVHAMFRFAQANQVFAADKELVVFNCADYAHNPELLMAHLFGYRKGAFTGATETTDGLIQRADGGMLFMDEVHRLPPEGQEMIFYLLDHGTYNRLGETDKANKVNVRLVCATTEDPASSLLQTFVRRIPIVIKLPQFSERPIVEQLDLLKRMVSIEANRIQKSIHVKQDAVKALIGSVTYGNVGQLKSNVQLVCARAFLKYMNSDEISITLDELTPEIQNGLMNLANNHRERLNELTRILEPVLKLVPNEGAESQLISDSYELPYNLYEIIGNKAALLREEGLDKESINHYITTDINVHLKSFYRDTGLTFDTEKKLSEIIDQRIIRFAKNMFEYAQDHLDYHFQRNFVYAMSLHISSFLKRIQLGENSRTLHASIKNMVEDYPQEFTVAKWMKQELQKEYSINIPEVETYYLTLLLVSLKQDNVSGRVGVVIAAHGRSTATSMAEVVTTLLGVDNIRAVDMPLEMKPQVALEKIIHCVQEIDRGSGVILLVDMGSLTTFSEKITEKTGIEVKTIDMVTTPIVLETVRKTDLVETTLDEIYRSLQSFRGYAGSNVTTREENGHSLKRKKAIVAICASGEGTAQKMKEMLDKHLEKYFDVEIEVLPISVIEMDEQLANLQQEYEILATTGIVKPKIDAVYIPMEHFFNGDAEKVLDYLVEESESYDDSELTLEKAKQICVEYMTQSFTFLNPQKLIEPLWKYSSSLLKNEENYSQAINLLMHLAGMFERSLRQDTLIAPQEELEMTEQTETFKQLEQSLNLLSGTFQIEMPKDEVYYLQQLLAYQE; from the coding sequence ATGGCAAAAGCAACCACAAAAAAAGATGCACCCATATAAAGAAGATCAACCCAAGCCAACAGCAAGGCCAAAAAGCGAAACACGAGGCCCTGCTTCTGAAATTTCTCGTGTTCCCGCAACCCGGGAAGGAAATAATGCGGGCGGGCGTGAAACAAATAATGAAGTGTTTGCGAATGTAATCGGTTCAAATGACAGTATGCGGACTCAAGTTGATCAGGCAAAGGCAGCAATCCTCTATCCTCCTAAGGGGTTAAGCTGCTTGATCACTGGACCGACAGGAAGCGGGAAAACCTTTTTTGTCCATGCGATGTTTCGTTTCGCGCAAGCAAATCAAGTTTTTGCAGCTGATAAGGAACTGGTTGTATTTAATTGTGCCGACTATGCGCATAATCCTGAGTTATTGATGGCCCATTTGTTCGGATACCGCAAGGGTGCCTTTACAGGAGCGACAGAAACGACGGACGGGTTGATCCAACGGGCAGACGGCGGCATGCTCTTCATGGACGAAGTGCACCGCCTGCCGCCTGAAGGTCAAGAAATGATTTTTTATCTACTGGATCACGGCACCTATAATCGGTTAGGCGAAACCGATAAAGCCAATAAAGTCAATGTCCGTCTTGTTTGTGCTACGACAGAAGATCCTGCTTCCAGTTTGCTTCAGACCTTTGTGCGACGCATTCCGATTGTCATTAAATTACCGCAATTTTCAGAGCGCCCGATAGTGGAACAGCTGGATTTATTGAAGCGGATGGTCTCGATTGAAGCCAATCGAATCCAAAAAAGCATCCATGTGAAACAGGATGCGGTGAAGGCATTGATCGGCAGCGTAACCTACGGAAATGTCGGGCAGCTGAAATCGAATGTCCAGCTTGTTTGTGCGCGTGCCTTTTTGAAATATATGAATTCAGATGAAATATCGATAACGTTGGATGAACTGACACCAGAGATCCAAAACGGTCTGATGAATCTAGCGAATAATCATCGTGAGCGCTTGAATGAACTCACCCGGATACTGGAGCCCGTGCTGAAGTTGGTGCCGAATGAAGGTGCGGAAAGCCAACTGATCAGCGATTCCTATGAGCTTCCTTATAATTTGTATGAAATCATTGGGAATAAGGCCGCACTTCTGCGTGAAGAAGGGCTTGATAAGGAATCCATCAACCATTACATTACGACCGACATCAATGTCCATCTGAAGTCTTTTTATCGTGATACGGGGTTGACCTTTGATACAGAGAAAAAGCTTTCCGAAATCATTGATCAACGAATTATCCGCTTTGCAAAGAATATGTTTGAGTATGCGCAAGATCATTTGGATTATCATTTCCAACGAAATTTTGTCTATGCCATGAGTCTCCATATCAGTTCGTTTTTAAAACGGATCCAATTGGGCGAAAACAGCCGGACGCTCCATGCAAGCATCAAAAATATGGTGGAAGATTATCCCCAAGAGTTTACGGTAGCTAAATGGATGAAACAAGAGCTGCAAAAAGAATACAGCATCAACATCCCTGAGGTGGAGACCTATTATCTGACCTTGCTGCTGGTTTCATTAAAGCAAGATAATGTCTCAGGGCGCGTAGGTGTTGTGATTGCTGCCCATGGAAGAAGTACAGCAACGAGCATGGCGGAAGTTGTGACGACCTTGTTGGGGGTCGACAATATTCGCGCTGTAGATATGCCACTTGAGATGAAGCCCCAAGTGGCTCTCGAAAAGATTATTCATTGTGTCCAAGAAATCGATCGAGGGAGCGGGGTCATTTTGTTGGTCGATATGGGCTCGCTGACGACCTTTTCGGAAAAAATCACCGAAAAAACAGGAATTGAGGTCAAAACGATCGACATGGTCACGACCCCGATCGTTTTGGAGACGGTACGCAAGACGGATCTTGTTGAAACGACACTTGATGAAATTTATCGATCGCTCCAATCTTTTCGTGGTTATGCGGGCAGCAACGTGACTACGAGAGAAGAGAACGGACACTCTTTAAAGCGCAAAAAGGCAATCGTTGCGATCTGCGCTTCGGGCGAAGGAACTGCGCAAAAGATGAAAGAGATGCTCGATAAGCATTTAGAGAAATATTTTGATGTGGAAATCGAGGTACTGCCGATTTCGGTGATCGAAATGGATGAGCAGCTGGCAAACTTGCAACAGGAATATGAAATCCTGGCGACAACGGGAATCGTCAAACCAAAAATCGATGCCGTTTACATTCCCATGGAACATTTCTTCAATGGTGATGCCGAAAAAGTGTTGGACTACTTAGTGGAAGAGTCCGAATCCTATGATGATAGTGAATTGACATTGGAGAAGGCAAAGCAGATATGTGTGGAATACATGACGCAAAGCTTTACTTTCTTGAATCCGCAAAAGCTGATCGAACCTTTGTGGAAATATAGTAGTTCCTTATTGAAGAATGAAGAAAATTATTCCCAAGCAATCAATCTTCTGATGCACCTCGCGGGAATGTTTGAGCGGTCCCTGCGCCAAGATACATTGATCGCACCGCAAGAAGAACTGGAAATGACTGAACAGACCGAGACATTTAAGCAACTGGAACAATCCTTAAATCTTCTGAGCGGCACCTTTCAAATTGAAATGCCGAAAGATGAAGTATACTATCTCCAGCAATTACTGGCCTATCAAGAATAA